A genome region from Sphaeramia orbicularis chromosome 19, fSphaOr1.1, whole genome shotgun sequence includes the following:
- the LOC115410640 gene encoding uncharacterized protein LOC115410640, which translates to MDSDNSVSRLERTFWAVWYYITDAVNRFLRPEPPQTASNDANSLQDSSVDSEHPISGNADVGISKEEDEEQPLATASLLSSSQQVVSWDVCTTDTDLGPEIENMQYKTQLSRSSEGKASEDGEATREEHFNQTGSNDADLLLSRDEEEKKDENADLNLYGDGRDVMLKNDEQLKSGSAIMTDILQDEGMEETGKNTDDEQRTGEVEEEVEEEEDHKDEDFTDYCRSYKLEAEESEVKLTEQSNMSTEEEKLPMDDADTTWAQIEVDNSDYMLHQASGPGPENQLSVCKQPSDDDTDSKGAPSMTLLDTVPHVELQMTDNNCGVVSDDALAVVGPEQTMADRSKGLAKSKAEEDHKEEEEESEMDEREHGAEEKGNVNEVTDQTKDEESEQEEDNEGLTESSQQDDIIAEGDSEGFTLNVKAEQHNNGGKNAEQAMTNENNEVMTKAISVNEELLT; encoded by the exons ATGGACTCTGACAACTCCGTTTCCAGATTGGAGAGAACTTTCTGGGCTGTCTGG tACTACATAACTGATGCAGTGAACAGATTCCTCAGACCTGAGCCTCCTCAAACAGCCAGCAATGATGCAAACTCCCTCCAGGACTCTTCAGTTGACAGTGAACATCCCATCTCCGGTAATGCAGATGTTGGCATTAgcaaagaggaggatgaggaacaGCCTCTTGCAACAGCCTCTTTGCTTAGCTCATCTCAGCAGGTTGTTTCCTGGGATGTTTGCACCACGGACACTGACTTAGGACCAGAAATAGAAAACATGCAGTACAAAACACAGCTGAGTAGAAGTAGTGAGGGGAAAGCATCTGAGGATGGTGAAGCCACAAGAGAGGAACACTTTAACCAAACAGGAAGTAATGATGCAGACCTGCTCCTCAGTAGagatgaggaagaaaaaaaagacgaaAACGCAGATCTGAACCTGTACGGCGATGGACGAGATGTGATGCTGAAGAATGATGAACAGCTGAAGAGTGGCTCCGCAATTATGACAGATATTCTCCAGGATGAAGGCATGGAGGAAACTGGGAAAAACACTGATGATGAACAAAGAACAGGTGAAGTAGAGGAAGAagtagaggaagaggaagatcACAAGGATGAAGATTTCACAGATTATTGCAGATCTTACAAGTTGGAGGCAGAAGAGAGTGAAGTAAAATTGACAGAGCAGAGTAATATGTCCACTGAGGAGGAGAAACTGCCGATGGATGATGCAGATACAACCTGGGCACAGATAGAAGTCGACAACAGTGATTATATGTTACATCAGGCATCAGGACCAGGGCCTGAAAACCAGCTTTCAGTCTGCAAACAGCCGTCAGATGATGACACAGACAGTAAAGGAGCTCCAAGCATGACTTTGTTGGACACAGTGCCTCATGTTGAATTACAAATGACTGATAACAATTGTGGCGTTGTGTCAGATGATGCGCTAGCTGTTGTCGGACCGGAGCAGACGATGGCTGACAGAAGCAAAGGATTAGCAAAAAGTAAAGCTGAGGAAGACcataaggaagaggaggaagagagtgaGATGGATGAGAGGGAGCACGGTGCTGAGGAGAAAGGAAATGTGAATGAAGTGACAGACCAGACAAAAGATGAAGAatcagagcaggaagaggacaATGAAGGACTCACAGAAAGCAGCCAACAAGATGACATTATAGCTGAAGGGGACAGTGAAGGGTTTACACTGAATGTAAAAGCAGAGCAACACAATAACGGGGGTAAAAATGCAGAACAAGCAATGACCAACGAAAATAATGAAGTGATGACAAAAGCCATTTCAGTTAATGAGGAACTTTtgacataa